From one Burkholderia pyrrocinia genomic stretch:
- a CDS encoding dihydroneopterin aldolase: protein MKPFDEPFVAIDAPRLRGRGWSVFVDELKVPARIGIHAHEHEAPQPIVIDARLGYRCEPSEQGEWIDYDGYCARVAAFLSHKPHTRLLETLVADIAVLSFREWPALESLTLSVYKPKIRPGTKRVGVSLDWTRGDYLRWTGAAGQI from the coding sequence ATGAAGCCGTTCGACGAACCGTTCGTGGCGATCGACGCGCCGCGCCTGCGCGGGCGCGGCTGGAGCGTGTTCGTCGACGAACTGAAGGTGCCCGCGCGGATCGGCATTCATGCGCACGAGCATGAAGCGCCGCAACCGATCGTGATCGATGCGCGGCTCGGGTATCGCTGCGAGCCGAGCGAGCAGGGCGAGTGGATCGATTACGACGGCTATTGCGCGCGCGTCGCGGCGTTTCTGTCGCACAAGCCGCATACGCGGCTGCTGGAGACGCTCGTCGCCGATATCGCGGTGCTGTCGTTTCGCGAATGGCCGGCGCTGGAGTCGCTGACGCTGTCGGTGTACAAGCCGAAGATCCGGCCGGGCACGAAACGCGTCGGCGTGTCGCTCGACTGGACGCGCGGGGATTATTTGCGATGGACGGGGGCGGCGGGGCAGATTTGA
- a CDS encoding helix-turn-helix domain-containing protein: MARTLPQPIATPDPLAQDLVALGALVRNRRAQIRMRIDDAADMLDVSKDVLSRLENGRAVGLDKLFKVLEGLGLNLLVLPKREALVARKALYEHSATQVVPVEAQESA, from the coding sequence ATGGCCCGCACCTTACCGCAACCGATTGCGACCCCCGACCCATTGGCTCAGGATCTGGTGGCGTTGGGGGCGCTTGTTCGCAACCGACGAGCGCAGATCCGGATGCGGATCGATGACGCGGCCGATATGCTTGATGTCTCCAAGGACGTGCTGTCGCGACTGGAGAACGGTCGAGCAGTGGGCCTCGATAAACTGTTCAAGGTGCTGGAAGGCTTGGGTCTCAATTTGCTCGTCCTGCCGAAACGCGAAGCGCTGGTGGCCCGCAAGGCATTGTATGAGCATTCGGCGACGCAGGTTGTTCCGGTGGAGGCACAGGAGAGCGCCTGA
- a CDS encoding alkene reductase, producing MDALFTPARVGRYTLQNRLVMAPMTRSRAAFDGTPGELAAEYYAQRAGLGLIVSEGTQPSDDGQGYLTTPGIYTDAHVAGWKAVSDRVHARGGRLFIQLMHVGRMSHPDNTPHHRQGVAPSAIAPGVPMFTVKGMQEIPAPRALTTDEVRETVNDFRVAARRAIEAGADGVEIHGANGYLVQQFFAPNANTRTDAYGGSIENRARFAIEVAEAIADEIGADRTAIRLSPGTTLWGIDEGAEGPDLYRHLATQLDRLGLAYLHVMHQGDEPLLADLRARWNGTLIVNRPGRERDAIGTDVTAGIADLEAYGQMVLANPDFVTRLKTGAPMNDAQRDTFFGGDARGYVDYPALNGTAAA from the coding sequence ATGGACGCACTGTTCACCCCGGCCCGTGTCGGCCGCTACACGCTGCAGAACCGCCTGGTCATGGCACCGATGACGCGCAGCCGCGCCGCGTTCGACGGCACGCCCGGCGAACTGGCCGCCGAATACTATGCGCAGCGCGCGGGCCTCGGCCTGATCGTCAGCGAAGGCACGCAGCCGTCCGACGATGGCCAGGGATACCTGACGACGCCCGGCATCTACACCGATGCGCACGTCGCGGGCTGGAAGGCGGTCAGCGACCGTGTGCACGCGCGCGGCGGCCGCCTGTTCATCCAGTTGATGCACGTGGGGCGGATGTCGCACCCCGACAATACGCCGCATCATCGCCAGGGCGTCGCGCCGTCGGCGATCGCGCCGGGCGTGCCGATGTTCACGGTGAAGGGGATGCAGGAGATTCCCGCGCCGCGCGCATTGACGACGGACGAGGTGCGCGAGACGGTGAACGACTTCCGCGTTGCCGCGCGCCGCGCGATCGAGGCCGGCGCCGACGGCGTCGAGATCCACGGCGCGAATGGGTATCTGGTCCAGCAGTTCTTCGCGCCGAACGCCAACACGCGCACCGACGCGTACGGCGGTTCGATCGAGAATCGCGCGCGCTTCGCGATCGAGGTGGCCGAGGCAATCGCCGACGAGATCGGCGCGGACCGCACCGCGATCCGCCTGTCGCCCGGCACCACGCTGTGGGGGATCGATGAAGGCGCGGAAGGTCCCGACCTGTATCGCCACCTGGCGACGCAGCTCGACCGGCTCGGCCTCGCGTACCTGCACGTGATGCACCAGGGCGACGAGCCGCTGCTCGCGGACCTGCGCGCGCGCTGGAACGGCACGCTGATCGTGAACCGGCCGGGCCGCGAGCGCGATGCGATCGGCACGGATGTCACAGCGGGCATTGCCGATCTCGAAGCGTACGGGCAGATGGTGCTCGCGAATCCGGATTTCGTGACGCGGCTGAAGACGGGCGCGCCGATGAACGACGCGCAGCGCGACACGTTCTTCGGCGGCGATGCGCGCGGGTATGTGGATTATCCGGCGTTGAACGGTACGGCTGCGGCGTAA
- a CDS encoding LysR family transcriptional regulator: MELLNDMALFVEVVKAKGFRSAADALGMPNSTLSRRIGALEKAIGLRLLHRTTRRIELTEAGQLYFERCKRIVDEARLAHEQLGELLAEPAGVLRASFPVDFAVIYLTPLIVEFANRYPKLTFDFELTSRRVDLVSEPFDVAIRIGESADSQLVARRLATFRNQLYASPRYLERSGEPREPDDLTRHQCLSVQRVDAWTLHDDAREVEVPVGGRFVVNSVGMIRQLAVQDAGIIQMPEEVVADDVAAGRLRRVLPGWEGTPVPVYAMTETRLLPAKTQIFIEFLRAHFAQG, translated from the coding sequence GTGGAACTGCTGAACGACATGGCGCTGTTCGTGGAGGTCGTGAAGGCGAAGGGCTTTCGCAGCGCGGCCGACGCGCTGGGCATGCCGAATTCGACGCTGTCGCGGCGGATCGGCGCGCTGGAAAAGGCGATCGGCTTGCGGCTGCTGCATCGCACGACGCGGCGGATCGAGCTGACGGAGGCCGGGCAACTGTATTTCGAGCGCTGCAAGCGCATCGTCGACGAGGCGCGTCTCGCGCACGAGCAGCTCGGCGAGCTGCTGGCCGAACCGGCCGGCGTGCTGCGCGCGTCGTTTCCGGTCGATTTCGCGGTGATCTACCTGACGCCGCTGATCGTCGAATTCGCGAACCGTTATCCGAAGCTGACGTTCGATTTCGAGCTGACATCACGGCGCGTCGACCTCGTGAGCGAGCCGTTCGACGTCGCGATCCGCATCGGGGAATCGGCGGATTCGCAACTCGTCGCGCGGCGGCTCGCCACGTTCCGCAATCAGCTGTATGCGTCGCCGCGCTATCTCGAGCGCTCGGGCGAGCCGCGCGAACCGGACGACCTGACGCGGCATCAGTGCCTGAGCGTGCAGCGCGTCGATGCGTGGACGCTGCATGACGACGCGCGGGAGGTCGAGGTGCCGGTGGGCGGGCGCTTCGTCGTGAACAGCGTCGGCATGATCCGGCAACTGGCCGTGCAGGATGCGGGGATCATCCAGATGCCGGAGGAGGTCGTGGCCGACGACGTGGCCGCAGGAAGGTTGCGTCGCGTGCTGCCCGGATGGGAGGGCACGCCCGTTCCCGTCTACGCGATGACGGAAACGCGCTTGCTGCCCGCGAAGACGCAGATTTTCATCGAGTTTCTGCGCGCGCATTTCGCGCAGGGGTGA
- a CDS encoding lysozyme inhibitor LprI family protein: MHYAIRHAARLLAVAALASGAAPAFAAVDCEQQGPTMDAVRNCVLDNNNQEVERAYRSLERKTRQRNPDAAKQLAKSQASWLSFASDTCNYVKAANPQQMIPNDAWMNCWVDFSQARVRILKKWEAQADAPQPAHN; the protein is encoded by the coding sequence GCCTTCTCGCCGTCGCCGCGCTGGCGAGCGGCGCTGCCCCCGCGTTCGCCGCAGTCGATTGCGAACAGCAGGGGCCGACGATGGACGCGGTGCGAAACTGCGTCCTCGACAACAACAATCAGGAAGTGGAACGCGCGTACCGGTCGCTCGAACGCAAGACCCGACAACGCAACCCCGATGCCGCGAAACAGCTCGCGAAATCGCAGGCGAGCTGGCTCAGCTTCGCGAGCGACACTTGCAATTACGTAAAGGCCGCCAATCCGCAGCAGATGATTCCGAACGATGCATGGATGAACTGCTGGGTCGACTTCAGCCAGGCGCGCGTGCGCATCCTGAAAAAATGGGAAGCGCAGGCGGACGCGCCGCAACCGGCGCACAACTGA